AAACCCCGTAAATGTGAATCCGTCAATCAACACATCGAGGACGTTGTTGCATACAAATGCGCTGCCCGCGATATCTTCTCCGTCCAGTATTGTCGGATACATGCCGGGATCGTTTTCGCCGGAACTGCCTTTGGCGGAACCGGAAAATCCGCCGAGGATTTCGACGTCGGTCGGAACGGCCATCGGTTCGCTGATGGCATATGTGCCTTCCGCGACGTAAATCTTTTCGCCCGCGCCAACTTGGTCCAGCGCGTCGGAAATGTTAGGCAGCGCCGTTTCCCAGGAATCTCCGGTTGTTCCATCGCCCGCTTGGGAGACATATACGATCGCGCCGGCCACATGCAGTCCCGTTGAGCATGCGAGGAGCAGGCAGAGGCGAACGAAGGCAACTCGGGCGAATGGTGGCATGGTGAACCCTCTTCGTCAGTATGATGTGACACGCGCGAGTACGAACATATACGTATATTGCCGCCAAGTCAATATCCCCGTTCCCGTCTGTCCGTCCCCCTAATCTTCCGCCACAACCCTCGCCGCGTAGATATCGGCCCGGTTTCGCTGGCCGGGCATGGCGTCGTGCTGCGAATACCACGTGATGAAGAACGCCGGCGCACCGGCCTTGGCCGTCGCCGGATCGACGAGCAGCCCGGGGTAGGCTGTGTCGCCCTTGCTTGGCAACGTCACTACTTCCTGGCACGCGCCGTCCTTGAACTCCCACAGTTTCGTCGTACTGCCATCCTTCCGGTAATCGCGTCCGGCGACGAATACGCGGTCTTTCCACGTCGCGAACACCGGGGAATGCACTGGCGTGCCCGTGCCCTTGCCGGTCCATGTTTTCATGGATGCGTCGGACACAAGCCACTCCGCGTCGGCAGCAGCGTCGCCCGTGCGCGTCAACACCCACACAGCGCCGTCCGGCCGCCACAGGATGTCGGCCTCGCCGGCGAGCCGTTCCGTCGTGACGACGGACACCAGTTCCCAGTTCAGCCCGTCGGTCGAACGCACCAGCCGCGATTCGCGCGCGTCCGGCTTTGGGCGCACGGCGGTATACGCGACGCTGTAGAACGCGCCGTCGTGGTGCCGCAACCGCCACAGCCAGAATCCCGGCTCGTACACGCCCTGTACTTTGAACCACGTCACGCCGTCCTTCGTTGTCGCGAAGTAGGACCTTACAGCACCGCGGTCCGGCGCGGCGTTTCCCGGCATATGAACGATGTCCCACGTGCCAAAGTACAGGTACAACGTGTCGCCGACGGCCACGAGCTTCGCGTCGCGATCGTCGCCCGCGGTGTCGACTGTGCCGCAGGGCTCCCACGACTTCAGATCGGCGCTCCGCATAACGCGGACTTCGCCGTCGAGCGACGCGTGCGTTGCGCCGTGGCGAAATGCGAGGTAATACATTCCGTTGAATTGCGCAAGGTCCGTGAACGCGTTGTGCGCGCCGTCGCTATACGCCGTCACGACCCAGTCGATTGTCCCCTCCGCGTGCGCGATGGCCGCAATCAGTAGCGCCACCGCGGCCCGTGCGCGAATACGATGTGAGTTCATGATGCAGGCCCTCCCTGAGCAGCGGCATCGTAGCTGCGCAGGCGCATCAAGTCGAATCGGGGCGGCGAGGGATCGCGCAATAGGTGGCAATCATGCCCGCGCGGGGCGTCCTTCTATTTCGGCGCCCGCGTTCTCGAAGTTTCGCGAAAAGATCAACGCCCGGACCGCGCCGGGCGTTGATCGTGGTCTGGCGTATTCTCCCGGGAGGCTAGATGGCTTGGTTCCACGTCATGACGTAGATCGAACACGGTTGCAGCGTCACGTAGTGGTGTTGGCGCAGTTTCGTGACCGTACTGGCCTGTATCTTCACGACTTCGGAGGATTCGTTGTCGTCGTGCGGGCTTGCCGATTCGAGCCGCCACTGTTTTGCGACGGGCCCGACCGTAGTCGGGAAGGTGATGCGCACGCGCTGTTGATCAGTCAGGCTGAGATTGAAGAGCACGATGCCGTACGCGGAGGCATCCTTAAACGCATAGGATTGCACATGGTCGACCGTGGTCGGGCTATAGACGCTGTTGATTGCGGGTTGGGTCCAAGCAGTCTTCTTTCCGGTGTGGACGGTTTGGACCATGTCACCGCGAATGGCTTTATTGACGAGTTCCATGCCGAGCCAGGTGGGACGTTTGCGGCCGGAGTAGTTAAGATCGCGCAGACAACCCCAGATGCGGACGTGTTCGCCGTTGCCGCGATTGAAGGAATGCTGCAGCGCCTGAAACGCGCACAGCTCGCGCACGCCAAGTTCCTTCATGTAATGGAGCATGAACAACGGCATCGCGACACCTCCGGCATGGCTGGTGACGAAGTCGTTTCGAATATCGAGCGGGACGTCGCCGCCGGTCGTGTGGAAATTGATCTCGTAGATGGCAGCGCGCGTGCCCTGGCCGGCGTCGTCGAGGTAGTTCACGCTGTGGCGCATGTTGCCCTGCTCGGTTTCGTAGAACGGTTTGGCAAGGAGCGGCCCGAAGATTTCGGAGTCCGATCCCCATGAGGTGGACAGGGACCCGAAGTAGGGGGCGAGCGCTACGGTGTTGTGATTGGAACTGAACCGCTCGATCTCTTCCTGACGGCCGGGCCACCCAACCTGGCCGCCGATGATGAAGTTGAACTTCGATGGATCGAAATACGGGCCGTAGTCGCGCATGATGCCGAAGCGCTCGTTGGCCATTGTGCCGAGGCGCTGGCCGCCGAGGGCGGACGCGCCGAAGAACGGATCGGTGCCGGAACCGGACCCCCACATTTCGTTGCCCCATTCCAGATGGATCGTCGGGAAGACCGACGTCCAGGGTTCGACTTGGCCCAGTGCGGCGCGGTACTCGGCGTAGGGGTGCGCGCCATCCGCCGGGGCGCAGAGGTATTCCGACAGGTTCACCATCTCGTCGTGGGTCCAAATCGGCGGGATGACGTACCACGGTTCGGAACCGACCTCCTTGCACAGCTCGAGAAATTCGTGCAGGGAGTAACTGAATTCGCTGGGATTCTGACTATGGGGACGCCAACCGAGCGTCTTGCGCGCGAAGGGTTCCGCGAGTTGGTTGTCGAGGCTCGAACCGAGTTGATTGCCCCAATCGCGTAGAACGCCGGGGCGGAGTTCTTTCAATTTGCCGACGAGTGTGTCGTTGAACGCGGTCGGGTTGGATTGATCGCTGCGATACAGTTCGATGTCGTCCATCCAGGCGTCGTCGCCCGTAAGCGCGAACACGCGGAACACGAGCAATGGATGGTATTCGTCGGCGGTGTAATCACGGCGTTTGTCTTGTCCGACGGGGATGAGGCGGTTGAATTCGAAGCGCTGCCATTCGGTCGAAAGGGTCACGGTTTCGTTGAAGAAGGTGCCTTCGCCCTCGCGGCGAAATTCGAAGCGAATCTGTGTGCCGTTGTTTTGGCCTTTGGCCCAAAAGGCGAGGCGCCACGGGCCTTCGACAATCAACATCTTGCTCGCGGTGCGGTCGCTATCGCGCCAGAAACTGTCCATGTACAGCGCGTAGGACGGTTCCCACGTTTCGGACTGCGGCCGCAAATGGAACGACTGCGTTCCGGGGCTGCCTGGGCGAGTAGTCGTTGTATCGACCGGGTCCAATTCCATGCCCGGATATCCGGCGATGCCTTCCAATGTTTTGCGCGCAGAGACGACATCGAGGTATGCCGGCGCCGTTCCGTCGTCCGCCAACCCGAATACATTGCGGTTGTCGGCGGAGTGGCTGAAATGGGCGATCTGGCCTGTGCGGCCTTTCGCTTGGCCGAACATGACCTCGTAGGTCCCGCCGTCCCAAAATCCTTCCGGCTGGCCGATGCCCCAGCGGTCGACGTTCCAACTCGTGTCCCAGAACTCCTGGAAAAAGTTGGTCCCGGTGGAATCGCCGGAGGTGTGAAAAAGCGTTCCATATTCGGCGGCCTCGAAGCCGGGGTTCGGAAGGATGTTCTTCATAATTTGGGCCGAGCCGTAAATTTCGCGGGCGCCGAGATTCATGCCGAGACGTTTGGCGCCGGGGAGGATAACCGTGTCGGTCACGTTAACGTAGGTGACCGACAGGGCCTTGCCGTTGGGCCCGAACAATGGTATTTGGTTGTCAATGGGTTCGTCGACCTGACGGATTTCCGGCACTCTGCTCGACGCGGCAAGTGCCGCGGAATCGCGTTGCTTGAGGCCCTTTGCGCCATGCGAATCCGGCGAGATCGGTGTTGCGTTCGCGCGCTTTACGCCGCTGTAATCGATTTGGCCATAGGCACATACAACAACCGCAAGCGTTGCCGCGAGGCCGAAGGCGGGCTTTAGTCTCGCGAGTTGGTTAGCACGGTTCATATCGATCCCTCCGCTACCTCTTCGAGGGATACCCGTCCAAGAACCGTGCCAGTATTTTCTGCACGGAAATCGCTAAATCATCGATTTTTGATTTGGGGTCTCGAGAGTGCTCTTACCTCCTGTACCAACCTGTTGCACTCCGCGCCTCCGAGGGCCGATGCGGGCGCAGGTTCAAGTCGCGTAGGGCGGCTAGGAATTGCCCCTGCGGAATTCGGCGCGCATTCGGTAGGTCATGATGGCGTCGTACAGCGGTGGGGCGATGCGCCGGACCAGCCACGATGTCTTTCCGATCGGCGAGTCAACGAGAATGCGGCGGCGTTTCGCGAGGGCGTGGACGATAGCGTGTGCGAGAACGTCGGGGTCGGCCGGTTGGCCCACTTCAGTGCGGCCCGCGGTGGCCACGGAACCGTCTGCCGTGAGCGCGGTCCTGTCGAGATTCGTTTGGGTAAAGCCCGGGCAGATCATGGTTACGCTGACGCCGTGGCGTTTGACTTCGCAGCGCAACGTTTCGAAGTACCCGTGGAGAGCGTGCTTGCTCGCGCAGTAGCCTGCGCGGCCGACCAACGGCGCGAAACCGGCGATGCTGCTGATAACGCCTATCGCGCCGCGCCGTTCGATGAGCGATGGCAGCGCCGCGGTCGTGCAATGCACCGCGCCGAAGAAGTTTACGTCGAGCACGCGTTTTATGACGTGGGGATCGGTCTGTTCCGCGAGGCTGAAATGCGTAATGCCGGCATTGTTGACCAAGATGTCAATGCCGCCGAACTCCGACACGACATGTTCAACGGCCGTTTGGCAATTTAGCTCATTGGTAATGTCGGTTGTAACCGCTGTGGTGCGCGTGCCGGATTCGATCAGGCTGGTCTGTACGCGTTCCATCGCGGCTGTGTCGATGTCCATCAACGCGATTGACGCGCCCCCGCGCGCGAACGCGCGGCACAGTGCGGACCCGATGCCGCCCGCCGCGCCGGTAACGAGCACGCACTTGCCGTCGAACCGGCCCACGGTCAGAGCAGACCCTTGCTGCGCGCGTAGAACTCGAACGTTTCGCGCGAAGTCTTTTGGGGCGTGTAGCCGAATTCGTGTTTGAGGCGGTCGTTTGCGAGCACGGGGCGGTAACGCAGAAAGTTGACCTGCTCGGGCCCGTACTGTGAGAGGCCGAACGATTTCAGGAGACGAAGGGCCATGGTCAGCAGGACGGGGGGGACCGAGATATACCGTTTGTGGAGCATCGCCGCGATCTCCTTCATCGTGACTGTTCCGTCGCCCGCCAGATTGTATATGCCCTCGCGCTGTTCGGCGATCCCCTTCACGATACACGCAACCACGTCTTGATCCCAGATAAACACGAAGGGCGTTGACGCGCCGGCGACGCCAAGAATCGCGCTTCGCTCGAACAGGGCGGTGATCTGGTTCGTTGTCGTCGCGCCGAGAATCGTGCCGGGACGAAGTATGAGTTGCTTCAAGTCCGGGTTCGAGCGACGGTACGATGCGAGCATTTCTTCGACCTGCCGCTTGTGGTCGGAGTAGGAGAACTCGGGATTGCCGCGCAGGGCATCATCTTCGCGCAGGGGTAGCGGATTGTCGGCGTAATATCCGTAGGCCGCGCCGCTGCTCGCAACGATGATGTGCTTCACGTCCGCGCGCAGGCAGCATTCGACGATATTGCGCGTGCCGAGGACATCGACGGAACGCTCGAATTCGCGGTTCGACTTTTTGCCGGGCGTAACGATCGAGGCGAGATGGACGACGGTATGAATGCGATTATCGCGAAGTACCGTCTCAATAGTGGATTCACGTACGTCGGTCGCCACGTACGTCACGCCGGCACAGCGTTGCCCCGCCGGCGTTTCGCGAATATCGAGCGCGACGATCGCAGAAAAGGAACTGCGCCGCCGCGCCAGTTCCTTGATCGTTTCCGAGCCGAGATAGCCGCATGCGCCGGTAACGAGGACCGAAGGCTGGCCGCTCGCGGACATTACGCGGCTTCCTGCGCGGGCGCGGGCAAAGGCCCGACGCGGGACCAGAAGAACGCGATAGTAAGGCCGGCGACAATGTGCCAGATTCCCCAGAACCCCGCGACCATCGCCATGCCGCCGAGATCGGGAAAGAATTGAAAAATCAGGGCAAGGCCAAGCGCGGAGTTTTGGATTCCTACCTCGATAGTGATGGCGCGCGTGTCAGGCGAGTTTTGTCGAAGGAGCGATGCCGCGCCAAGACCGGTAGCGAATGCCAGCAGATTGTGCGGGACAACGGCGGCAAGAATGACGCCCATATGCGCGACGAATATGCCGAAGTCTTTCGCGAACGCCGCCGCAATGATGAAAAGCAGGCCGAGCACCGAAAGGACTTTGAAGGGCTTGTGTAAACGGTCCGCGATACGAGGAAGCTGGCGCGCCACGATGAGGCCCGCGAGCAGGGGAACGCCGAGGATGACGAGCACAGTGAGGAGCATCTCGCCGGAACGCAGTTCCACGCGTTGGAGCAGCGGCGCGGTGTTCGCGTTCAGGCCGGCATAGAACGAGAAGTTCAATGGCGTCATGAGTATCGCTGCGAACGTAGAAACCGCTGTCATGCTTACGGACAGCGCCGTATTGCCCTTCGCGAGGTACGTGATGAAATTGCTCATGTTGCCCCCGGGGCAAGCCGCGACGAGAATCATTCCGAGTGCGATGCTGGGGTGCGGGCGCAAGAGGAGTGTCAGTAGGAAGGTGCATGCAGGAAACAATAGGAATTGCGCGAGCAGCCCGATGAGCACTGGTTTTGGCTGGCGCAGCACGCGCCGGAAATCGTCTGCTTTCAAGTCCAGCGCCACGCCGAACATGATTACGGCGATGATCAGATTCACAATCCATACGTTTTCGGGATTGAAATTCAGGCGAACGCTGTCGAGATTGGAAGTCACTTTGCGTACGGCTCCGCCAACCTGGGGAACAGGAGCGCTGCGAAAGTCTCGACACGGTCCTTGAATTCCTCCTGCGCGATCCAGAACGCGTCATGACCCCCGCGCATGCGTACTAACGTTTTTGGTTCATTTGCCAACTCAAACAACCGTTGCCCCTGCGCAAATGGCACTTCGTGATCGTCCACGCCGTGCATTATGAGCACGGGACAGGTCACGTCCCTGATTTTGGCAGCATTGTCGAATCGGTGTCGGAGCAGCAATCCCACCGGCAATAGCTTCATTCGACGTTGAGCGACATCGACCAGGCTGGTAAACGGGCTCATTAGGACGAGAGCTCCGGGTCGCTTGCGGTGCGCGATCTCAACACTTGGGCCGGTGCCCATCGATTCGCCAAATACGAGTATCTCGTTGGCGCCGTATTCCTTCGTGTCGGTGAGATACGACCAGGCTGCGTTCACATCTTCAAAGCAGCGCTTTTCAGATGGTTCGCCCGAGCTGTTCCAGTAGCCGCCGTATTCGTACATGAATACGTCGAATCCCAAGTCGTGAAATGCCTTCCCCATTTCGAGGCGTTCGGCCATGGTCTGCCCAAGTCCATGCGAGAACAACACGACACCGCGCGCATTCTCGCGAGGGAGCAGCCATGCCTCGGACGTGTTTTCGCCCACACGAAGCGTGACGGTTTCGCAGAATTGAAACCCGACGTCCGAAGGTTTTCGGGTGCTGACAGGTCTCTCCGGGAACAAGAGGCGGGTTTGATATACATATGCTAGGGCGACGGCGCCAGCGTAAAGTAAGACCAAGAATCCAAGTACGACCGCGATTGCCTTACGAATCCAGCCCCCTCGGTGTGGTGTGTCGTGCTCGCCCATGGTTGCGCCAACTACCGTCCTGCGGGTTCCTGGTGCATGTCCTTGAACGCTTTGAGGCTGGGGGCCCACATGTGGGCGACGGGATCGACGTCGCAATGGATGACAGAACAGACGCCGGACGAAAGGGACCGTTCCAACGCGGGCTTGAGTTGATCGGGCGCATCCACACGTTCGCCGTGGGCGCCCATGCTTTCGGCCAGTTTGTTCCATTGGATTTCGCCGAGATCGGAGTTGATGGAGTCTAATGGGCCAAGGGTCTCGTTCAGCGGCGCGAGCGACGTGAATTTCTGGCTGAGTCC
This portion of the Candidatus Hydrogenedentota bacterium genome encodes:
- a CDS encoding SDR family oxidoreductase, with amino-acid sequence MGRFDGKCVLVTGAAGGIGSALCRAFARGGASIALMDIDTAAMERVQTSLIESGTRTTAVTTDITNELNCQTAVEHVVSEFGGIDILVNNAGITHFSLAEQTDPHVIKRVLDVNFFGAVHCTTAALPSLIERRGAIGVISSIAGFAPLVGRAGYCASKHALHGYFETLRCEVKRHGVSVTMICPGFTQTNLDRTALTADGSVATAGRTEVGQPADPDVLAHAIVHALAKRRRILVDSPIGKTSWLVRRIAPPLYDAIMTYRMRAEFRRGNS
- a CDS encoding SDR family oxidoreductase, whose protein sequence is MSASGQPSVLVTGACGYLGSETIKELARRRSSFSAIVALDIRETPAGQRCAGVTYVATDVRESTIETVLRDNRIHTVVHLASIVTPGKKSNREFERSVDVLGTRNIVECCLRADVKHIIVASSGAAYGYYADNPLPLREDDALRGNPEFSYSDHKRQVEEMLASYRRSNPDLKQLILRPGTILGATTTNQITALFERSAILGVAGASTPFVFIWDQDVVACIVKGIAEQREGIYNLAGDGTVTMKEIAAMLHKRYISVPPVLLTMALRLLKSFGLSQYGPEQVNFLRYRPVLANDRLKHEFGYTPQKTSRETFEFYARSKGLL
- a CDS encoding bile acid:sodium symporter family protein, giving the protein MFGVALDLKADDFRRVLRQPKPVLIGLLAQFLLFPACTFLLTLLLRPHPSIALGMILVAACPGGNMSNFITYLAKGNTALSVSMTAVSTFAAILMTPLNFSFYAGLNANTAPLLQRVELRSGEMLLTVLVILGVPLLAGLIVARQLPRIADRLHKPFKVLSVLGLLFIIAAAFAKDFGIFVAHMGVILAAVVPHNLLAFATGLGAASLLRQNSPDTRAITIEVGIQNSALGLALIFQFFPDLGGMAMVAGFWGIWHIVAGLTIAFFWSRVGPLPAPAQEAA
- a CDS encoding alpha/beta hydrolase; translation: MGENTSEAWLLPRENARGVVLFSHGLGQTMAERLEMGKAFHDLGFDVFMYEYGGYWNSSGEPSEKRCFEDVNAAWSYLTDTKEYGANEILVFGESMGTGPSVEIAHRKRPGALVLMSPFTSLVDVAQRRMKLLPVGLLLRHRFDNAAKIRDVTCPVLIMHGVDDHEVPFAQGQRLFELANEPKTLVRMRGGHDAFWIAQEEFKDRVETFAALLFPRLAEPYAK